The Pseudomonas protegens genome contains the following window.
TTGCTCGATGCTGTTGTGTCCGACCGGATCCAGAGTCTCCAACAAGGGGGGCGGCGGGCAGACGGCATGACCCATAAGGGAAGAGAGATCACCATGCTCGAAAGTTGTCAGAATGCTCAGGAACGCTGGGGTGGAGTGCATCTGCTGATCGATCGCTGGTTGCAGGAGCGTCACGAACTGGTTCGAGCCTATGATGCGCTGGGCGCCGAGCCCGAGGCGTTGAGCAAGAGCAAGAAGCCGCTTCAGGAATTCTGCGGGATTCTGGTGGATTATGTGTCCGCCGGACATTTTGAAATCTACGAACAGCTGACCAGCGAAGCCAAGGCCTTTGGCGACAAGCGCGGTCTTGAACTGGCCGATACCCTCTATCCGCGTATCGACGTGATCACCGAAAAACTCCTGGCGTTCAACGATCTGTGCGATGCGGGTCAGTGTGTGGCGCAGAAGTTCAAGGAGCTGGGCGGCCTGTTGCACGAACGCTTCGAGCTGGAAGATTGCCTGATCGAAGTGCTGCACAACGCCCATAAGCAGGACGCGGTGGCTCAGGCCTGAATACAGGTTCGAGCATCAGCAAACGGCACGCCCAGGCGTGCCGTTTTTGTTTCTGCGACTCAGCCGGCAACGCCCAGCAATTCAATATCGAACACCAGCGGCGTGTAGGGAGCGATCAGATCGCCCGCGCCTTCGGTGCCATAGGCCTGGTCCGAAGGAATCACCAACCGCCATCTGGCACCGGTGGGCATCTGCGCCAGGGCGATGCGCCAGCCGGCAATCACGCTGTCCAGGCGAAACCATTGAGGCTGTTGTGTCTGATCGAACACGGTGCCGTCAGGCAGGCGCCCGGTGTAGCGCACCTGGACCGAGCCGTTAGGGCTGGCCTTGTTGCCGCTGCCCGGCGCCAGCTCGGTCAGCAGGATGCCGTCAGCCAGCTGGCGCACGCCGGGCTTGGCTTTTTCCTGATCGAGAAACCGTCGTTCGTTTTCCAGCGCCGTCTCGATCTGCGAGCGAGCCGACTGTTCGCTGATCTGCGCTTCGTGCTGGGCCAGGAGCTGTTCGATGCGCTCGCTCTTGAGGGCCAGCGGCTTGCCTTGGTAGGCGGCTTTCAATCCCTCCACCAACGCCTGGATCTGCAGGTCGGGGACTTCGTCGCGCAGCCGTTCGCCGAGGCTCGCGCCCAGGCTGTAGGCAAGATCATGAGCGTCGTTGGGCGGTGCTTGCGCAGCAGCCTGCGCCAGGGGCAAGAACAGGCTCAAGGATAAAAACAGGTAACGCGACATGGGCACTCTCCGGCCTGAGTAGCGGTGGATTATGCCAGCGACAAAGGGCGGGTTGGTGAGCAACTTCGATGGCGGCGAAGAACATTTTCCGTCGCTTGCAACGCCAGGCTTTCGATACTGTCAACATGCCCTAGCGGCGGTAACAGCAGAGGTCTAGTATGAGCCGCAACTCACGTCAGCCAGGAGGTCAACCATGTCGGCCAGTAAGAAGCCTGTAAATACTCCGTTGCATTTGCTCCAACAGTTGTCGGGCAGCCTGCTCGAACATTTGGAAAACGCTTGTTCCCAAGCCTTGGCTGATGCTGAAAAACTGCTCGCCAAGCTGGAAAAACAACGAGGCAAGGCGCAGGAAAAACTGCACAAATCGCGCACCAAATTGCAGGATGCCGCGGCGGCCGGCAAAGCCAAGGCACAAGCCAAGGCCAAGACCGCGGTGAGTGAACTCGAAGACCTGCTGGACGCATTGAAAGAACGTCAGGCCCAAACCCGCAGCTACATCCTGCAACTCAAGCGCGATGCCCAGGAAAGCCTGAAGTTGGCTCAAGGCGTTGGCCGTGTGAAGGAAGCGGTGGCCAAGGCATTGAGCACTCGTGATGCCCAGTCGGACGCAGTGGCGGCGAAGAAGCCGGCAGCCAAGCCTGCTGCCAAAGCGCCAGCCAAATCCGCTGCCAAGCCAGCGGCCAAACCTGCTGCGAAAAAACCGGCCGCCGCCAGCGCCGCCAAACCTGCGGCGAGCAAGTCCGCAACGGCTAAGCCTGCCGCTGCCAAACCTGTTGCCGCCAAGACCGCTGCCGCCAAGCCAGCAGCCAAAACCACCGCCAAGCCTGCTGCCAAACCGGTAGCCGCTAAAGCTGCCGCCAAGCCTGCGGCCAAACCCGCAGCCGCGAAACCCGCTGCCACCAAACCCGCCGCCAAACCTGCAGTAGCCAAAGCCCCGGCAAAAGCTGCGGCCAAGCCTGCCAGCAAACCGGCAGTGGCGGCCAAGCCTGCCGCCGCGGCAGCGAAACCTGCGGCCAAGCCAGCAGCGGCCAAGGCTGCAGCGAAGCCTGCGGCAAAACCTGCTGTGAAAAAACCGGCGGCCGCCAAGCCTGCCGCTGCCAAAACCGCGACTCCAGCGGCCAAGCCGGCTGCACCTGCTGCGGCCAAACCTGCTGCTCCAGCGCCAACAGCTTCTCCAGCTGCTGCGACGAGCACGCCTGCCGCCACGCCTGCACCGGCTGCCGCCGGCACTCCCTCCAGCGCTTCCTAAGCGCCGGTCACCGCGACGCGCAGCACCTGCAGCGCGTCGCGGTTGCGTTCGGCGGCTCCGGCCGCCAATCCCTCAAGCCAGTCTTCCAGGTTCGCTGCCTGAGCGTCGGGCCATGGCCTGGCCTGTTCCTGCAAGCGCAGCAGCAATTGCCGTTCGGCTTCCAGCTCCAGGGTCTTGACCTGTTCGCGCAAGGCGCTCAACTCACTGTCCTCGCGGGCCGCCTGGCGCCAGCGGGTGCGCAAGTCGCGCAAGGGCTGGACCACGTCCCGATCCCAGGGCGCCGCCAGCGCCTGCAACTGCTGCAAACGCTGAGCGTCGCAACTGACACCTCGCTGGCCAAGCCACGCGCCACAGAGCAGCAGGCAGACATTGGCCCCGCTGTCCTGCAGTTGCAGACAGGCCTCCTGCACGCCCGGAAGGGCATAGGTGCCAAGGGAAAAACTCCACAGGTCAGAGGACATAGTGCTACTCGCGCCAGTTGCGAACGAAGCTGGTAGACTCCGCCGCCATTATGATTCGACTTCAGAACCTGACTTTACAGCGTGGTCCGCAACGTCTGCTAGAAGACGCCGAGCTGACCCTGCACGCCGGCCAGAAAGCCGGCCTGATCGGTGCCAACGGCGCCGGCAAATCCAGCCTGTTCGCCCTGCTGCGCGGGGAGCTGCACCCGGATTCGGGTGACTGCTTCCTGCCCGCCGATTGGCGCATTGCCCACATGCGCCAGGAGGTCGATACCCTCGAGCGCCTGGCGGTGGACTATGTGCTCGATGGCGACCTGCGCCTGCGCCAGGTGCAGCGTGACCTGGCGGCTGCCGAAGCGGCCCAGGATGGCGCTGCTCAGGCGCGCTTGCATGCCGAACTGGACAGCGCCGACGGTTATACCGCCGATGCCCGGGCGCGCAAGCTGCTGGCCGGACTGGGCTTCACCAACGAACAGATGGACCGTCAGGTCGGCGACTTCTCCGGGGGCTGGCGGATGCGCCTGAACCTGGCCCAGGCCCTGATGTGCCCGTCGGACCTGTTGCTGCTTGACGAGCCGACCAACCACTTGGACCTCGACGCCATCATCTGGCTGGAAGACTGGCTCAAGGGTTATCCCGGCACTTTGCTGCTGATCTCCCACGATCGGGATTTCCTCGACGCCGTGGTCGATCACGTCGCTCATGTCGATCAGCGCAAGATCACCCTCTATCGCGGTGGCTACAGCGCCTTCGAGCGCGCCCGTGCCGAGCGCCTGGCCCAGCAACAGCAGGCCTACGAGAAGCAGCAGGCGCAGCGCGCGCACATGGAAAGCTACATCGCCCGCTTCAAGGCCCAGGCCACCAAGGCCCGTCAGGCCCAGAGCCGGATCAAGGCCCTGGAGCGCATGGAGGAGCTGTCGGCGGCCCACGTCGATTCGCCCTTCGACTTCACCTTCCGTGAGTCGACGAAGATTTCCAGCCCGCTGATCGACCTCTCCGATGCGCGCCTGGGGTATGGCGAGCGCACGATCCTGGAGAAGGTCAAGCTGCAGCTGACCCCGGGTGCGCGGATCGGTCTGCTGGGCCCTAACGGCGCCGGCAAGTCGACCCTGATCAAGAACCTCTCCGGTGAGCTGCAGCCGCTCTCCGGACGCCTGACCCGGGGCGAGAACACCGTTGTCGGCTACTTCGCCCAGCACCAACTCGACTCCCTGGATTCCAAGGCCAGCCCTTTGCTGCACCTGCAGCGTCTGGCGCCCACCGAGCGCGAGCAGACCCTGCGCGACTTCCTCGGCGGCTTCGACTTCCGTGGCGCGCGCATCGACGAGCCGGTGCTGAATTTCTCCGGCGGCGAAAAAGCCCGTCTGGCCCTGGCGCTGATCGCCTGGGAGCGGCCGAACCTGTTGCTGCTCGACGAACCCACCAACCACCTGGACCTGGAGATGCGCCTGGCCCTGACCATGGCCCTGCAAGAGTTCAGTGGCGCGGTGCTGGTGGTTTCCCACGATCGCCATCTGCTCAAGAGCACCACGGACAATTTCTTCCTGGTGGCCGACGGCAAGGTCGAGGAGTTCGACGGCGACCTGGACGACTACACCCGTTGGCTGGTGGATTACCGCCAGCGCAATGCGCCGGTCAGCAACACGCCGGTCAATCCGGACAAGACCGACAAGAAGGCCCAGCGTCAGGCCGCTGCCGCCCTGCGTCAGCAATTGGCGCCGCACAAGCGCGAGGCCGACAAGCTGGAAGCCGAGCTGGGCAAGGTGCATGAGCGCCTGGCCAAGATCGAGGCCAGCCTCGGCGACAGCGGTCTGTACGAGGCGGCGCGCAAGGATGAGCTGCGCGACTTGCTGGCCGAGCAGGCCAGGCTCAAGACCCGTGAGTCCGAGCTGGAAGAGGCCTGGATGGAGGCCCTGGAGCTGCTGGAAAGCATGCAGGCCGAGCTGGAGGCGCTGTCCTGATGGAAGCGCTGCAGCTGCCGTTGCCGGCGCAGTGGATCGGTCCGTTGTGGATCGGTGTGCAGATCCTGCTGATTCTGCTGGCGGGCTATCTGGCCCAGCGTTTCGTCGCCCGTGGCCTGACCCGCCTGGGTGAGCGTTACCCGTTCCCGCCGCAATTGCTGATGCCCCTGCGCGGCGGCCTGCGCTGGCTGATCATGGGCAGCGCGGTGATCTTCGTCCTGGAGCGCCTGGGGGTTTCCGCCACGGTGCTGTGGACCGCCCTGTCCGGCTTTGTCGCCGTGGCGGCGGTGGCGTTCTTCGCCATGTGGAGCGTGCTCTCCAACCTGCTGTGCGCGATCCTGATCTTCACCGTTGGCCCGTTCCGCCTGGGTGATGTGGTGGAGCTGGTGGACACCGTCGACAAGCCCGGGGTCAAGGGCCGGGTGGTGGCGATCAACCTGCTGTACACCACCCTCATCGAAGCCGAAGAGGCCGGCACCGGCAGCGCCATGGTCCAGGTGCCCAACAGCCTGTTCTTCCAGCGCTCGGTGCGCCGTTGGCGTGGCACCGATGCGCTGCCAGTAGGCGGCGGCGAGAAGTAACGCCTTGCTCTGTGGTTGCTGCCGCAGGCTGCGATGAGGTCCGCAGGACCTTCGGTGCCGCCAGCGCGGTGCCTGCTGCGCAGTCGTTCGCAGCCTGCGGCAGCGGCTAGAGGGGCGTGCGTGACCTTTGGGCGAAAAAAATATGGTCAGCCGCCAAGCAGAGGATTAGCTTAGGCAGTCACGACCAATTCGATCCGAGGTGTGCAATGGTGCTTGAGACATGGCTGGCGTTCTTTGCCGCCAGTTGGGTAATCAGTCTTTCCCCGGGCGCCGGCGCCATTGCGTCGATGTCCTGCGGCCTGCAATACGGTTTCTGGCGCGGTTACTGGAACGCCCTGGGCCTGCAACTGGGCCTGGCCATGCAGATTGCCATTGTCGCCGCCGGTGTCGGCGCCATCCTCGCCGCCTCGGCCACTGCCTTCTATGCCATCAAGTGGTTCGGTGTGGCCTACCTGGTGTACCTGGCGGTCAAGCAATGGCGCGCGCTGCCCAGCGACCTCAGCGATGACGCCGCCATTCGCCCCATCGGCAAGCCCCTGGCCCTGGTGTTTCGCGGCTTCCTGGTGAACATCAGCAACCCCAAGGCCCTGGTGTTCATGCTCGCGGTGCTGCCGCAGTTCATCGATCCGCACGCACCCCTGGTCAAGCAGTACCTGATCCTCGGCGCCACCATGATCGTGGTCGATCTGATCGTCATGGCCGGCTACACCGGGCTGGCGTCCAAGGTCCTGCGCCTGCTGCGCACCCCGGTCCAGCAGCGGCGCATGAACCGCACCTTTGCCGGCCTGTTCCTCGGTGCGGCGGGCTTTCTGGCGACTATCCGCAAAGCGGCGGCCTAGGTTTTCCAGAGACAAAAAAAGGCGACCCACGGGTCGCCTTTTTCATTGGTGCACGGCTTAGCGCAGGATCACCGGCGCGGTGTCCGGCGGCAGGTTGTTGCGCATCGGCGCTTGCCCCGGTTGCTCGTAGCCACCGCGGCCCAGCTGCTCGGCCATCTGCCGGGTGACGTCTTCGCCCAGGGCCTTGGAGACTTCGCGCACCACCCGTGGGCGGTTCAGCGAGACACGGATGTCGCGGCTGTTCACCAGCTTGGTGTCCTGGCCTTCGCCCATGGCGGTGAACGCCGAGGTGATCTCGAAGGTGCGAGTGTTGATCAGGCTGAAGTCCGCCACCAGGGTCAGGCCCAGCACCGCCGAGTAGCTGTTGGTATTGGCCAGCTCGTTGATGTCCTGGGTGAAGTCGATGTCCGACACGGTGCCGAACAGCACGTAGTCGGCACCCTTGAAGTTGCCGGCCTTGATGCGCTTGATGATGTCGTAGACGTTGGTCCTGGACGCGTCGGTGTGGGGCGAACCCTGCACCAGCTGGAACATCCCGGACTTGAGGATCCCGCCCTTGATATCACCGGTGAACTTGCGCAGTTCGCCTTCCTCGATGTAGCTGGTGCTGGCTTCCAGTTCGTTGTAGCTGGCCGAGCCGCTGGAGCTGTAGTAGCCCTCGCGGTAGTTCTGCTGGGCCGAAACCACGTGGATGTATTCCTGCACACGTTCCTGGTAGGCCAGGTCCATGACTGCGACTTTCGGGGCCGCCTGCGCACTGAATGCGCAGGCCAGGGCCAGAATGCCAATCCATGCACGCATTGCTTAGCGCTCCGTGGTCTTGCGGATCTCTTTCTCGTCCATCCACTCGGCCAGACCGCTCTCGACGTCGATCAGTTGCAGGCTGAATTTGTAGAAGACGTCCTTGTAGTCGCTGCTGCGCTTGACGATGGAGCTGATGGAGCCTTCAAGACGGTATTTGGCGGCAATCATGTTGCCAGTCTTGGCCACCGTGGATTTCTTGTACAGGCCGCTCTGGTTCTGCAGCTTGAGCTGGTCGACCTGGCTCTGCATGGCGGTGTTGTCGCTGGCGAAGCGAGCAGTGCCGGACTTCATCAGCTGGGTCTTGATCGAGGTGGTGATCTCGCGGGTGTCGATGTACTCGCTGGTCTTGTTCTTCACGTCGTAGACCTGCACCACCGGGCGACCCTGGAGGATGCCGGACTGGGCCAGGGAGCGGGTCATGGATTCGGCGATCATCTGCAGGTCGGTGGAGCCGAACTCGTTGGTCACCAGTTCCACGGCCTTGCTGTCGCCGTAGCTGATGTTCTTGCCGCCCAGTACCGGGGAGGTGTTGGCGCAACCGCTGGCCAGCAGGGCGACCACGGCGAGGAAGGAAAAGCGTGCAAACATGGAAGTGCTCTCTTGATCGGGTTCAGGGACGGCTTATTGGGTTTTGACTTCCAGGCGGAAGTCGGTGGCCTTGGGCACCGGCGCGATGGCCGGCAGGAAGGTGGCCTGGGCCGCGTACAGGTTGAAGACTTTCCAGCTTTCTTCATCGGCCACCGGGAAGCCGTCGTCGCCCAGCCAGACGAAGCGGTAGTACAGGGTCATGTTGGTGTGGCTGGTGTTGTTCAGCGCCACCTTGACCGTCAGGAAGCCGTTTTCACGGGCGACCCGCATCGCGCCGATGGCGATGTTGTTGAACTTGTTCATCACCACCACCTTGCTCGCGGCGCTGCCGGGAGCAGGAGGTGGCGGGGTGGCGCAACCGGCCAATAGGGCCAGTGCGGCGACAGCGAGAAGCTTCAAGCGCATGAGGGGGCTCCGCTCAAGGACGTTGGTTGCTGGCCATGTTCTGGCCGGCGTTGTTCGGGATGACATGGGCGGCTAGGCCGCTGCTGAACACCTGGTTGCCGACCACCCGCAGGGCGACCACTTGGTAGCGCTGGTCAATCTTGACCTGCACCTGGGTGCCGCCCAGGGCGTTGGGCAGGCTCAGGCTGTGTTCGCCCTGCTTGAGGCGCAGGCGCGTCACCTGGGTGTTGTCCGGCAGGGTGCGCCAGGTACGGGTATCGGCGCCTTCGGTCACCGCCGAAGCCAGGCCCACGGCCAGACCGGCCAGCGGGTTGACTTCGTTGAGGTTCTTTTGCGCCACGCCACGGGTCACGGCGCGCACCGTGGTGCGCAGGATGATCCCCGGCATGTCGTCGCGCAGGGCGCGGCGCGACATGGCGGTGGTGCTGTTGAGCAGGGTCAGGTTGTGTTGCTGGCCGTCGATGCCGATCTGGGCAAAGGTCTGGGTCGAGGTGTCGGCCTTGATCACCGGGAACGACAGCGGGGTGATCACCAGATGGTCGTTGATCGGCAGCGGCAGGGGAATGCGCACCGAGTCGCGGGCCGGGGCCAGGCCGCTCTGTACCACGATCAGCACGTCGCTTTCATCCGCCGCCAGGGCTGGTACCACCGGCGCCTTGGCGGGGGCCTTGGCCGCAGCCTTGCGCTTGGACTTGGCCGAAGACTTGCCCGGGGCTTCGATTTTCACCGGTTCCACGGGGGCGTCCAGGTTCAGCAGGGCCTGTTCCAGCAGCGGGGTGTTGGGGCGCAGTTCGGCAGCCTTGCGGTAGCCGGGGGCGGCCAGGTCCTTCTCGCCCAGGGCTTCGTAGACGAAGCCGGCCAGGTAGTGGCTGAAGGCGCTCTGGTAGCTGTTTTTCAGGTTGACCACGTCCGGGGCGTCAAGGGCTTCCACCGGGTAGCCCTTGAGGTCCTTGTACTCGGTCTTGATCCCTTGCTTCTCGGCTTCGTCCTCGCGCTTGAGGTATTCCTTGTCGCGCAGTTCGGCGATCACCGCTTCGCGCTCGTGGGTCTTCTTGATCGCCATGCGGGCGCCGTCGAAGTCATTGCCGGCCAGCAGGTTCATGGCCATCTGGGTGGTCAGCATGACCTTTTCGTAGTCGTAGCCTTCGTAGCGGCGGACCTTGTCGTTGACCAGGAAGCTGCCGAACTGGGCCAGGTACTTGTCGGTGTCGAGCTTGACCGAATCTTCCCAGCTGGCCACCACCTGATCGGCATGGCCCCAGGCGGCCTGGCTGCCATTGAGGTCACCCTTGGCCCGCAGCAACTCGCCCTTTTCGAAGTAGTAGAGCAGGTCCTTGTCTTCACCCTGGTTGTTCTTTTCCAGCAGGGTCAGGGCGGCATCGAGGTTGCCGGTGCGCAGTTGCTGGTTGGTTTCCTGCAGTTCGCTGTCGTAGCTGCGCAAGGCCGAACAGCCTGCAAGCAAAGTGACTGCGCCGAGGGCAATCGTGGTGAGGGCGCGGGATGCCATGGGTACTTCTTCTTCCCTGAATGAGACAGCCGGGCGTGCGGGTCGGGCTGGACGAACCCACTGGCAGGAGCGCTGGCGATCCTGCCAATTCCTCATAAAAAGAGGAGCTTAAATGCCATTTCGCGATAACGAGGGCGCGGCATTATAGACGTGGTTTTGGGTGGTGTAATGGCTTTTTAGGGTCAGATTGATAGTTGTTAGCCACTATGTGAGCCGCTGCGCATTAACCACCGAACAGGGCGGCCAGCGGCGATCGTTCCTCCGGCGCGGGGGCGATGACGAACAACTGGTCGCCCACTCTGCGCAGGCTGATGACCTGGAAGCGCTGGTCCAGCCTGAAGGGCAATTGCGCGCTCTTGCCCAGGGCCAGCCGGTGCTGGCCTTTCTTCAGGCGCAGACGGGCTACCAGGGTGGTGTCCGGCAGGGTGCGCCAGGTGCGGGTGTCGGCGTCCTCGATCAGCACGTTGAGCCGCTGTTTCTCCTTGGCCCGCTGCGGGTCCTTCTTCAATTGCTGGGCCTGGAAGGCGGCGTAGGACTGGGCGCGGTAGGTGGTGCGCAGGATGATCCCGGGCATGTCGTCGCGCAGGGCCCGGCGCGACATGGCGCTGACGCTGTTGAGGGCGGTCAGCGGCTGTTTGCGACCATTCACGCTGAGCTGCTCCACGGGGCGGGTCGAGGTGTCGGCGAGCATGATCGGGAACGACACCAGGGTCGGGATCGGCTGGCCCTCGATCTCCACGGTGACCGGCAACTGCACCGAGCCTCGGGCCGGCGCCAGGCCGTTCTGCACGATGATCAGCACGTCGCTTTCATCGGCCTTGGCAGTGGGGCGATCGAGGCTGCGCAGGGCTTGTTCCAGCAACGGCGTATGGGGGCGCAGCTCGATTGCCTGGCGATAACCGGCGGCGGCCAGGCCCCGTTCGCCCAGGGCTTCGTAGAGGTAGCCGGCCAGGTAATGGCTGAAGGCGCTCTGGTAGCTGTTCTTCAGCTCCAGCACTTCGGGGGCGTCCAGGGTCGCCACCGGATAACCGTGCAAATCCTGGTAGCGCACGTTGATGCCCTGGCTGTGGGCCT
Protein-coding sequences here:
- a CDS encoding penicillin-binding protein activator LpoB; the encoded protein is MRAWIGILALACAFSAQAAPKVAVMDLAYQERVQEYIHVVSAQQNYREGYYSSSGSASYNELEASTSYIEEGELRKFTGDIKGGILKSGMFQLVQGSPHTDASRTNVYDIIKRIKAGNFKGADYVLFGTVSDIDFTQDINELANTNSYSAVLGLTLVADFSLINTRTFEITSAFTAMGEGQDTKLVNSRDIRVSLNRPRVVREVSKALGEDVTRQMAEQLGRGGYEQPGQAPMRNNLPPDTAPVILR
- a CDS encoding COG3014 family protein, giving the protein MTRCLISLLLSILLLSGCSIFRNYDLELQQTNQQLQAGNVDGALALLEQHNPWQDKDLLYYFEKGELLRAKGDLIGSQLAWRRADRVLFTWEESVKFDSAKYLAQFGSYLINDKVRRYEGYDYEKVMLTTQMAINHLALQDFDGARIEIKKTHEREALIAELRDKQYLQLEEQAHSQGINVRYQDLHGYPVATLDAPEVLELKNSYQSAFSHYLAGYLYEALGERGLAAAGYRQAIELRPHTPLLEQALRSLDRPTAKADESDVLIIVQNGLAPARGSVQLPVTVEIEGQPIPTLVSFPIMLADTSTRPVEQLSVNGRKQPLTALNSVSAMSRRALRDDMPGIILRTTYRAQSYAAFQAQQLKKDPQRAKEKQRLNVLIEDADTRTWRTLPDTTLVARLRLKKGQHRLALGKSAQLPFRLDQRFQVISLRRVGDQLFVIAPAPEERSPLAALFGG
- the lpoB gene encoding penicillin-binding protein activator LpoB, whose protein sequence is MFARFSFLAVVALLASGCANTSPVLGGKNISYGDSKAVELVTNEFGSTDLQMIAESMTRSLAQSGILQGRPVVQVYDVKNKTSEYIDTREITTSIKTQLMKSGTARFASDNTAMQSQVDQLKLQNQSGLYKKSTVAKTGNMIAAKYRLEGSISSIVKRSSDYKDVFYKFSLQLIDVESGLAEWMDEKEIRKTTER
- a CDS encoding AlgP family protein, with product MSASKKPVNTPLHLLQQLSGSLLEHLENACSQALADAEKLLAKLEKQRGKAQEKLHKSRTKLQDAAAAGKAKAQAKAKTAVSELEDLLDALKERQAQTRSYILQLKRDAQESLKLAQGVGRVKEAVAKALSTRDAQSDAVAAKKPAAKPAAKAPAKSAAKPAAKPAAKKPAAASAAKPAASKSATAKPAAAKPVAAKTAAAKPAAKTTAKPAAKPVAAKAAAKPAAKPAAAKPAATKPAAKPAVAKAPAKAAAKPASKPAVAAKPAAAAAKPAAKPAAAKAAAKPAAKPAVKKPAAAKPAAAKTATPAAKPAAPAAAKPAAPAPTASPAAATSTPAATPAPAAAGTPSSAS
- a CDS encoding Rsd/AlgQ family anti-sigma factor; protein product: MLESCQNAQERWGGVHLLIDRWLQERHELVRAYDALGAEPEALSKSKKPLQEFCGILVDYVSAGHFEIYEQLTSEAKAFGDKRGLELADTLYPRIDVITEKLLAFNDLCDAGQCVAQKFKELGGLLHERFELEDCLIEVLHNAHKQDAVAQA
- a CDS encoding TIGR02444 family protein is translated as MSSDLWSFSLGTYALPGVQEACLQLQDSGANVCLLLCGAWLGQRGVSCDAQRLQQLQALAAPWDRDVVQPLRDLRTRWRQAAREDSELSALREQVKTLELEAERQLLLRLQEQARPWPDAQAANLEDWLEGLAAGAAERNRDALQVLRVAVTGA
- a CDS encoding mechanosensitive ion channel family protein; translation: MEALQLPLPAQWIGPLWIGVQILLILLAGYLAQRFVARGLTRLGERYPFPPQLLMPLRGGLRWLIMGSAVIFVLERLGVSATVLWTALSGFVAVAAVAFFAMWSVLSNLLCAILIFTVGPFRLGDVVELVDTVDKPGVKGRVVAINLLYTTLIEAEEAGTGSAMVQVPNSLFFQRSVRRWRGTDALPVGGGEK
- a CDS encoding ATP-binding cassette domain-containing protein gives rise to the protein MIRLQNLTLQRGPQRLLEDAELTLHAGQKAGLIGANGAGKSSLFALLRGELHPDSGDCFLPADWRIAHMRQEVDTLERLAVDYVLDGDLRLRQVQRDLAAAEAAQDGAAQARLHAELDSADGYTADARARKLLAGLGFTNEQMDRQVGDFSGGWRMRLNLAQALMCPSDLLLLDEPTNHLDLDAIIWLEDWLKGYPGTLLLISHDRDFLDAVVDHVAHVDQRKITLYRGGYSAFERARAERLAQQQQAYEKQQAQRAHMESYIARFKAQATKARQAQSRIKALERMEELSAAHVDSPFDFTFRESTKISSPLIDLSDARLGYGERTILEKVKLQLTPGARIGLLGPNGAGKSTLIKNLSGELQPLSGRLTRGENTVVGYFAQHQLDSLDSKASPLLHLQRLAPTEREQTLRDFLGGFDFRGARIDEPVLNFSGGEKARLALALIAWERPNLLLLDEPTNHLDLEMRLALTMALQEFSGAVLVVSHDRHLLKSTTDNFFLVADGKVEEFDGDLDDYTRWLVDYRQRNAPVSNTPVNPDKTDKKAQRQAAAALRQQLAPHKREADKLEAELGKVHERLAKIEASLGDSGLYEAARKDELRDLLAEQARLKTRESELEEAWMEALELLESMQAELEALS
- a CDS encoding COG3014 family protein yields the protein MASRALTTIALGAVTLLAGCSALRSYDSELQETNQQLRTGNLDAALTLLEKNNQGEDKDLLYYFEKGELLRAKGDLNGSQAAWGHADQVVASWEDSVKLDTDKYLAQFGSFLVNDKVRRYEGYDYEKVMLTTQMAMNLLAGNDFDGARMAIKKTHEREAVIAELRDKEYLKREDEAEKQGIKTEYKDLKGYPVEALDAPDVVNLKNSYQSAFSHYLAGFVYEALGEKDLAAPGYRKAAELRPNTPLLEQALLNLDAPVEPVKIEAPGKSSAKSKRKAAAKAPAKAPVVPALAADESDVLIVVQSGLAPARDSVRIPLPLPINDHLVITPLSFPVIKADTSTQTFAQIGIDGQQHNLTLLNSTTAMSRRALRDDMPGIILRTTVRAVTRGVAQKNLNEVNPLAGLAVGLASAVTEGADTRTWRTLPDNTQVTRLRLKQGEHSLSLPNALGGTQVQVKIDQRYQVVALRVVGNQVFSSGLAAHVIPNNAGQNMASNQRP
- a CDS encoding LysE family transporter produces the protein MVLETWLAFFAASWVISLSPGAGAIASMSCGLQYGFWRGYWNALGLQLGLAMQIAIVAAGVGAILAASATAFYAIKWFGVAYLVYLAVKQWRALPSDLSDDAAIRPIGKPLALVFRGFLVNISNPKALVFMLAVLPQFIDPHAPLVKQYLILGATMIVVDLIVMAGYTGLASKVLRLLRTPVQQRRMNRTFAGLFLGAAGFLATIRKAAA
- a CDS encoding FKBP-type peptidyl-prolyl cis-trans isomerase, which produces MSRYLFLSLSLFLPLAQAAAQAPPNDAHDLAYSLGASLGERLRDEVPDLQIQALVEGLKAAYQGKPLALKSERIEQLLAQHEAQISEQSARSQIETALENERRFLDQEKAKPGVRQLADGILLTELAPGSGNKASPNGSVQVRYTGRLPDGTVFDQTQQPQWFRLDSVIAGWRIALAQMPTGARWRLVIPSDQAYGTEGAGDLIAPYTPLVFDIELLGVAG
- a CDS encoding YcfL family protein, which encodes MRLKLLAVAALALLAGCATPPPPAPGSAASKVVVMNKFNNIAIGAMRVARENGFLTVKVALNNTSHTNMTLYYRFVWLGDDGFPVADEESWKVFNLYAAQATFLPAIAPVPKATDFRLEVKTQ